In one Heteronotia binoei isolate CCM8104 ecotype False Entrance Well chromosome 1, APGP_CSIRO_Hbin_v1, whole genome shotgun sequence genomic region, the following are encoded:
- the GPR63 gene encoding probable G-protein coupled receptor 63, with product MVFSAMLRSAHSGTLNATFIVYENAHINITTPFFLVRSGTTQPLKYLLGAMVTTEVTTLTVNGTAAPTVQQPDFKSLSLPLQIILSAAMIFILLLSFLGNFVVCLMVYQKTAMRSAINILLASLACADMLLAVLNMPFALITIITTQWIFGDIFCRVSAMFFWLFVIEGVGILLIISIDRFLIIVQRQDKLNPYRAKILIAVSWATAFVVAFPLSVGNPNLQIPSKAPQCVFGYSTNPSYRAYVILVVLISFFIPFLVMLYSFMGILNTLRHNAVRIHSHPDSICLSQASKLGLMSLQRPFQMNIDMSFKTRAFTTILILFVVFIICWAPFTTYSLIATFNSHFYHKHNFFEISTWLLWLCYLKSALNPLIYYWRIKKFHDACLDLMPKYFKFLPQLPGHTRRRIRPSAIYVCGEHRSVV from the coding sequence ATGGTTTTTTCTGCAATGCTGAGGTCAGCTCATTCGGGGACGTTAAATGCAACTTTTATTGTCTACGAAAATGCCCACATAAATATCACCACTCCTTTTTTCTTGGTTCGCAGTGGCACGACACAGCCACTGAAATACCTTCTGGGTGCCATGGTTACCACTGAGGTAACTACTTTGACAGTCAATGGTACAGCTGCCCCTACAGTACAACAACCAGACTTCAAGAGCTTGAGCCTGCCACTTCAGATCATTCTCTCTGCTGCCATGATATTTATActcttgctttctttccttgGTAACTTTGTTGTCTGCCTCATGGTCTATCAAAAGACTGCAATGCGATCTGCTATTAACATTCTCCTAGCAAGCTTAGCTTGTGCAGACATGCTGCTTGCTGTGCTAAACATGCCTTTTGCTCTGATAACCATCATCACCACTCAGTGGATTTTTGGGGACATTTTCTGCAGAGTCTCTGCCATGTTCTTCTGGCTATTCGTCATAGAAGGAGTAGGCATTCTGCTCATTATTAGTATTGACAGGTTCCTTATAATAGTTCAGAGGCAGGATAAGCTGAATCCATACCGCGcaaagatcctcattgctgtctcaTGGGCTACAGCCTTTGTAGTGGCTTTCCCACTCTCTGTGGGAAACCCCAACCTGCAGATACCTTCTAAGGCTCCACAGTGCGTTTTTGGCTATTCCACAAACCCTAGCTATCGTGCCTATGTGATATTAGTAGTATTGATTTCCTTTTTCATTCCATTTTTGGTGATGTTGTATTCTTTTATGGGCATCCTCAACACTTTACGGCACAACGCAGTTCGTATCCATAGCCACCCGGATAGCATATGCCTCAGTCAAGCCAGCAAACTTGGCCTCATGAGCCTCCAGAGACCCTTTCAGATGAACATTGATATGAGCTTTAAAACTCGTGCCTTCACAACCATATTGATTTTGTTCGTTGTCTTCATAATCTGCTGGGCACCCTTCACCACCTACAGCCTTATTGCCACATTCAACAGCCACTTCTATCACAAGCACAACTTTTTTGAGATAAGCACTTGGCTCCTTTGGCTCTGCTACCTCAAGTCTGCCCTGAATCCACTGATTTACTACTGGAGGATTAAAAAATTTCACGATGCATGCTTGGATTTGATGCCTAAGTACTTTAAATTTTTGCCGCAGCTACCTGGTCACACCAGAAGACGCATACGGCCAAGTGCCATCTATGTGTGCGGGGAGCACCGGTCTGTAGTATAG